Proteins encoded in a region of the Anopheles aquasalis chromosome 2, idAnoAquaMG_Q_19, whole genome shotgun sequence genome:
- the LOC126580905 gene encoding fibrinogen-like protein A, translated as MKLTIGFIVVCAALHAGATNKCPEITDPIVETPPGDGILGQVLELLLGKLNNIERVVLELQFGQHELQEQMVSNKASQTKTFADVLWAINRVDDRLAKDVGRNLTVLQDQSMLILEQQTACSSHDQLRHKMFNLTLKNNQDLIKSMEWIRSLYKSGMVNCVSLVTSRTLQKATTATQKPKQPASCQEVASNVSGVYLIHVDNNDATFQVYCEMEKHGGGWLVVQHRFNGSVDFDRTWDEYREGFGDLNGEFWLGLEKMHQITASRNHELMVEIRDFSGDYGYARYNGFQIGSESEGYKLKTLGDYSGTAGDPMTETNKGREFSTKDRDNDEYSGGSCALERQGAWWYGSCSNANLNGPYKDAVDLQSMYWYYFKNNYQGLSFARIMIREL; from the exons ATGAAGCTGACCATTGGCTTCATCGTTGTTTGTGCTGCATTGCACGCAGGAGCAACTAACAAATGCCCAGAAATCACCGACCCCATTGTAGAGACACCGCCTGGAGATGGAATTCTTGGACAAGtgctggagttgctgctggGAAAGTTGAACAATATCGAACGCGTAGTGTTGGAGCTTCAATTCGGACAACACGAACTCCAGGAGCAGATGGTAAGCAATAAAGCATCCCAAACGAAGACCTTTGCAGACGTCCTATGGGCTATAAATCGTGTAGACGACCGCTTAGCGAAGGATGTCGGGCGGAACTTGACTGTGCTTCAAGATCAATCAATGCTGATCTTGGAGCAACAAACGGCATGCTCCAGCCATGATCAGTTGCGTCACAAAATGTTCAACTTAACTCTGAAGAACAACCaagatttaataaaatcaATGGAATGGATCAGGTCGCTGTACAAATCGGGAATGGTGAACTGTGTCAGCTTAGTTACATCACGAACTCTGCAAAAAG CAACAACTGCGACACAAAAGCCTAAGCAACCCGCGTCGTGCCAGGAGGTAGCGTCGAACGTCTCCGGAGTGTATCTCATTCACGTTGATAACAATGACGCCACATTTCAAGTTTACTGTGAGATGGAAAAGCATGGAGGAGGTTGGTTGGTAGTGCAGCATCGTTTTAACGGCTCGGTCGATTTTGACCGTACCTGGGATGAATACCGGGAAGGATTTGGAGACCTCAACGGTGAATTCTGGCTCGGACTAGAAAAGATGCACCAGATCACCGCGTCGCGTAATCATGAATTAATGGTAGAGATAAGAGATTTCAGCGGAGACTACGGATATGCACGCTATAACGGATTTCAAATAGGTAGCGAGAGTGAGGGATACAAACTGAAGACCTTGGGAGATTATAGTGGAACTGCAGGTGACCCAATGACCGAGACCAATAAAGGAAGGGAGTTTTCAACGAAGGATAGGGATAATGATGAATATTCTGGTGGGAGTTGTGCTCTAGAAAGACAAGGCGCTTGGTGGTACGGGAGTTGTAGTAATGCGAATTTGAACGGACCATACAAAGACGCTGTAGATCTTCAATCAATGTATTGgtattattttaaaaacaattatcaAGGTTTGAGCTTTGCCAGGATAATGATCCGCGAATTATAA